A DNA window from Anastrepha ludens isolate Willacy chromosome 6, idAnaLude1.1, whole genome shotgun sequence contains the following coding sequences:
- the LOC128867627 gene encoding uncharacterized protein LOC128867627 isoform X1: MVFNILFKDRVTKPQKKMLITLLRETKYMEGKKEKEWYWEKIQAALNTIGPKKTIIQWKKCWRDMRLTTRKKLAELKRCQLAGGSPPPGIELNQEDNDIIDIVGTEYFYEEMNGELKPENFMSGFDYVPEHFCDAILTAAAVSNGQPQHMQHQKDQQHAAQQQQQQQQQQQQDHANNDGETNDAPGSSNHTDTHGGSFQTPGVGMQSHNGEHVSGSSSSQQHNSMPHLQAFHGGLHSHLLRRQQHAAAAMQRESAFEEKLLQFMQDAFPKKSKKRKNRDPDKLFLLSLYEEIKRVPEEIRLDVKGELIQVLKKYQKKPPVKQEKSQSQTHSQSSSSSSSKQSSSTANDKIQLAQHSQLSHSMYQLQKKYDKNEKEASPQSQVERVSASAVALHAQQQLPHALFQLQKKYDEGAEKVHQQNEQRKHVESSHQQHNSHQQAPAPPTGEQHLHHPQMAHSIMFPLPQIRNEQPTAQQHHPHNPHQQQPQHNPHQQQTQQHHPPTIFGTSAASSAMSTERPAMAYENVG, from the exons ATG gttttcaatattttattcaagGATCGTGTAACGAAACCGCAAAAGAAGATGCTCATCACACTGTTGCGTGAAACGAAGTATATGGAGGGTAAAAAGGAAAAGGAATGGTACTGGGAAAAGATACAGGCAGCGCTAAACACTATCGGCCCGAAGAAGACCATAATACAATGGAAGAAG TGTTGGCGTGACATGCGTTTGACAACGCGAAAGAAACTTGCCGAATTGAAGCGTTGTCAACTGGCAGGAGGCTCCCCACCGCCGGGTATAGAGCTCAACCAAGAGGATAATGACATTATCGACATTGTTGGCACGGAATACTTTTATGAAGAGATGAACGGAGAATTAAAGCCCGAGAACTTTATGTCTGGCTTCGATTATGTACCCGAACATTTTTGCGATGCAATTTTAACTGCTGCGGCTGTATCCAACGGTCAGCCACAGCACATGCAACATCAAAAGGATCAGCAACATGCagcacaacaacagcagcaacaacaacaacagcagcagcaggatCATGCGAACAATGATGGTGAAACAAATGATGCGCCTGGTTCTTCGAATCACACCGACACGCATGGCGGCTCTTTTCAGACCCCCGGTGTTGGCATGCAATCACATAACGGCGAACATGTATCTGGCAGTAGTTCGTCGCAGCAACATAATTCGATGCCACATCTGCAGGCGTTTCACGGCGGCTTGCACTCGCATTTGTTGCGTCGACAGCAGCATGCTGCAGCTGCCATGCAACGTGAGTCCGCATTTGAAGAGAAACTTTTGCAATTCATGCAAGATGCATTTCCCAAGAAGAGCAAAAAACGTAAGAACCGTGATCCAGATAAGTTATTTTTACTCTCACTCTACGAGGAGATCAAACGAGTGCCCGAAGAGATACGGCTCGACGTCAAGGGGGAGCTCATACAGGTGCTAAAGAAATATCAGAAAAAGCCACCAGTAAAACAGGAAAAATCCCAGTCGCAAACGCATTCACAATCATCATCGTCGTCGTCGAGCAAACAGAGCTCTTCAACGGCAAATGATAAAATACAACTAGCGCAGCACTCACAATTATCGCACAGCATGTATCAGTTGCAGAAGAAATATGATAAGAATGAAAAGGAAGCTTCACCACAATCACAGGTGGAACGTGTATCTGCATCGGCAGTTGCATTACATGCGCAACAACAGCTACCACATGCGCTATTCCAGCTGCAAAAGAAGTACGATGAGGGCGCCGAAAAGGTACACCAACAGAATGAGCAACGTAAACATGTAGAGAGTAGCCATCAACAGCACAATAGTCATCAGCAGGCGCCGGCGCCTCCCACCGGCGAACAGCACCTACATCATCCACAAATGGCACATAGCATTATGTTCCCATTGCCTCAGATACGCAACGAGCAACCTACAGCACAACAGCATCATCCACACAATCCCCACCAGCAACAGCCGCAACATAATCCACATCAACAACAGACGCAACAACATCATCCGCCCACCATATTCGGCACATCGGCCGCCTCCAGTGCTATGAGCACTGAACGGCCAGCCATGGCGTATGAGAATGTCGGGTGA
- the LOC128866546 gene encoding CUB and peptidase domain-containing protein 2 isoform X2 yields the protein MRFDICSVAFLLLAFIGKVNVTPIVGGQVIHSSENARPQYPYMVSLQELQEPISAQNLQLFQHFCGGILVNEYWILTAAHCLWRKDLSRISAVIGHENLSSPEQNNSRHAVERAEFIYYQPTNIQNDIALLRLQKPHDSKFGYGQLPLPDMKNLSGSSCQIIGYGATQYAGILQTNLIEGQVNIITKQECSEILGRILAPPYDETTICALGKNQDTCQGDSGGPLICTFKGIPYICGIVSHGLTCGITGIPSIYTATVPYLEWISLVINETNEKTSNINSLRK from the exons ATGCGGTTCGATATTTGTAGCGTGGCGTTTTTATTGCTGGCTTTTATAGGAAAAGTAAATGTTACGCCTATTGTTGGTGGCCAAGTAATTCATAGTTCTGAAAATG CAAGACCCCAATATCCTTACATGGTCTCCTTGCAAGAATTACAAGAACCTATCAGTGCACAGAATCTACAACTGTTTCAACATTTCTGTGGTGGCATTCTGGTAAATGAGTACTGGATCTTGACAGCAGCACATTGCCTATGGCGCaa GGACCTGTCACGCATATCAGCCGTTATCGGGCATGAAAACCTCTCGAGCCCCGAACAGAATAATAGTCGCCATGCCGTGGAACGTGCTGAATTTATATACTATCAACC tacaaatattcaaaatgatatTGCATTGCTGCGCTTGCAGAAACCACATGATTCGAAATTTGGCTATGGACAACTGCCTCTACCTGACATGAAAAATCTTAGTGGCT CTTCCTGTCAGATTATAGGTTATGGCGCAACTCAATATGCTGGTATATTACAAACCAATCTGATTGAAGGCCAAGTCAATATAATCACAAAGCAAGAATGCAGTGAGATTTTGGGCAGGATTTTAGCACCACCATACGATGAAACGACAATATGTGCACTGGGGAAAAATCAAGACACTTGTCAG GGAGACAGCGGCGGCCCTTTGATTTGTACATTTAAGGGCATTCCTTACATTTGTGGCATTGTGTCTCATGGACTTACATGTGGCATAACAGGCATACCGAGCATCTATACAGCTACAGTACCGTATCTGGAATGGATAAGTCTAGTTATCAATGAGACAAATGAAAAGACATCTAACATAAATtccttaagaaaataa
- the LOC128866546 gene encoding CUB and peptidase domain-containing protein 2 isoform X1 produces the protein MRFDICSVAFLLLAFIGKVNVTPIVGGQVIHSSENARPQYPYMVSLQELQEPISAQNLQLFQHFCGGILVNEYWILTAAHCLWRKDLSRISAVIGHENLSSPEQNNSRHAVERAEFIYYQPSTNIQNDIALLRLQKPHDSKFGYGQLPLPDMKNLSGSSCQIIGYGATQYAGILQTNLIEGQVNIITKQECSEILGRILAPPYDETTICALGKNQDTCQGDSGGPLICTFKGIPYICGIVSHGLTCGITGIPSIYTATVPYLEWISLVINETNEKTSNINSLRK, from the exons ATGCGGTTCGATATTTGTAGCGTGGCGTTTTTATTGCTGGCTTTTATAGGAAAAGTAAATGTTACGCCTATTGTTGGTGGCCAAGTAATTCATAGTTCTGAAAATG CAAGACCCCAATATCCTTACATGGTCTCCTTGCAAGAATTACAAGAACCTATCAGTGCACAGAATCTACAACTGTTTCAACATTTCTGTGGTGGCATTCTGGTAAATGAGTACTGGATCTTGACAGCAGCACATTGCCTATGGCGCaa GGACCTGTCACGCATATCAGCCGTTATCGGGCATGAAAACCTCTCGAGCCCCGAACAGAATAATAGTCGCCATGCCGTGGAACGTGCTGAATTTATATACTATCAACC CagtacaaatattcaaaatgatatTGCATTGCTGCGCTTGCAGAAACCACATGATTCGAAATTTGGCTATGGACAACTGCCTCTACCTGACATGAAAAATCTTAGTGGCT CTTCCTGTCAGATTATAGGTTATGGCGCAACTCAATATGCTGGTATATTACAAACCAATCTGATTGAAGGCCAAGTCAATATAATCACAAAGCAAGAATGCAGTGAGATTTTGGGCAGGATTTTAGCACCACCATACGATGAAACGACAATATGTGCACTGGGGAAAAATCAAGACACTTGTCAG GGAGACAGCGGCGGCCCTTTGATTTGTACATTTAAGGGCATTCCTTACATTTGTGGCATTGTGTCTCATGGACTTACATGTGGCATAACAGGCATACCGAGCATCTATACAGCTACAGTACCGTATCTGGAATGGATAAGTCTAGTTATCAATGAGACAAATGAAAAGACATCTAACATAAATtccttaagaaaataa
- the LOC128866545 gene encoding structural maintenance of chromosomes protein 2, with product MYIKSVIIDGFKSYGRRTEIHGFDSEFTAITGLNGTGKSNILDSICFVLGIMNLGQVRAASLQDLVYKSGQAGVTKATVTLIFDNSDPNQCPLGYEKCREISVTRQIVVGGKNKYLINGKLVQNKKVSDFFCSVQLNVNNPNFLIMQGRITKVLNMKPQEILSMIEEAAGTSMYETKREATTKLIEKKDAKVRETNTLLQEEVEPKLEKLRQERSAYLEFQKICRDIEYLTRIHISFRYLKQKEALRSIEQQIEKLTNRIESCKNTIKDNNSETERLEEAAKQVQTQIDADSGGALKEVEEQLTKQVVEEGKVAGSLKSAQTSIDQEQKKLRTLEKNILEDEKALKLKETQMSKVHDLFQSLKEADERDSQAYDAAQKKFEAVTQGLSVDEEGQSFSLQDQLINAKQQLSQAETTLKTASMELSHCKNVLKQRENDKQSKDTIYAKDQQLSEQLESEIQSLSQKMATIDYEDGSFEALQERKNVLQQEIRDLNHQLDRRNAYRYELQYRDPEPNFDRSKMRGMVGKLFNVRDEKNNLALMMTAGGSLYSYVADDDTTSKKILQKGQLQHRVTIIPINKITSHPIDQSVIDFAQNLVGKENVQSALSLIEYDRCFDPVMKFVFGHTLICRDLNIAKKVTYHRNIYSRSVTLEGDVVDPQGTLSGGSRPKGSNVLAELAEIKRLEKEIAARKKELHNIDQKLRITTETARNYNRIKQQLELRQHELNACKQRLAQSTFQQHQEEIKALQHQIETLEEDLVKARETQKTGRNKIKDIEAKIADAKGFRERELKAATEAMKQAKKKSEESRDNWKKREQEFETLQLEINELHKSIKSTTEQRDDMAESINKMKANLSELRANSSSIAALVGNLKERIKEQKDKINSQNKELKNLLVKKEKLAKVNQDMTLEIKKKENEVNKVRNDSKDSFRKIEALEEKYPWILEDRDFFGTKNTRYDYSKEDPIEAGQKLTVMREQKDKMERRINLRAMILLDREEEQYQETMRRKKIVEQDKEKIKHIICKMDEKKREKVEKAWKVVDENFSSIFSTLLQGAQARLNPVKQSGQLMGLEINVGFNGVWKESLGELSGGQRSLVALSLVLAMLKFSPAPLYILDEVDAALDMSHTQNIGNMLKAHFTGSQFIIVSLKDGMFNNANVLFRTKFEEGVSAVTRTVNAKLTARGRR from the exons atgtatattaaatcAGTTATAATCGATGGGTTCAAGTCCTATGGGCGTCGAACAGAAATCCATGGCTTTGACAGCGAATTCACAGCTATTACCGGCTTGAACGGTACAGGCAAATCGAATATATTGGACTCAATATGCTTTGTACTTGGTATAATGAATCTTGGACAG GTGCGAGCCGCATCACTTCAAGATCTTGTATACAAAAGCGGTCAAGCAGGTGTCACAAAGGCTACCGTTACTCTCATATTTGACAACTCAGATCCAAATCAATGCCCATTGGGCTATGAAAAATGTCGAGAAATCTCTGTAACTCGGCAGATTGTTGTTGGAGGCAAGAATAAGTACCTTATCAACGGAAAGTTGGTACAGAACAAAAAAGTGTCAGATTTCTTCTGTTCAGTACAGTTGAACGTCAACAATCCCAATTTTTTGATTATGCAAGGACGTATTACTAAAGTATTGAATATGAAGCCGCAAGAGATTTTATCAATGATTGAGGAGGCAGCAGGCACTAGTATGTATGAAACTAAACGTGAGGCTACCACAAAACTGATCGAGAAAAAGGATGCTAAAGTACGCGAAACGAATACACTTCTACAAGAAGAAGTTGAACCGAAATTGGAAAAGTTGCGTCAGGAACGTTCAGCGTATttggaatttcaaaaaatatgtcgAGATATTGAATATTTAACTCGCATTCACATATCGTTTCGGTATCTTAAGCAAAAGGAGGCACTCCGTTCTATTGAACAACAAATTGAAAAGCTAACTAACCGAATTGAGAGttgtaaaaatacaattaaagatAATAACAGCGAAACAGAACGCCTTGAGGAAGCGGCAAAACAAGTGCAAACGCAAATTGATGCCGACAGCGGTGGTGCGCTTAAAGAAGTGGAAGAACAACTTACCAAACAGGTGGTGGAGGAGGGTAAAGTGGCGGGTAGTTTAAAATCGGCGCAAACTAGCATAGATCAAGAGCAAAAGAAATTGCgaactttggaaaaaaatatattggaagACGAAAAAGCGCTAAAGCTGAAAGAGACTCAAATGTCTAAGGTGCACGATCTCTTTCAAAGCCTCAAAGAAGCGGATGAGCGTGATTCGCAAGCCTATGATGCGGCACAGAAAAAGTTTGAAGCAGTGACACAAGGTTTGTCTGTAGACGAGGAGGGCCAATCATTCTCGCTGCAGGATCAGCTCATAA ACGCAAAGCAGCAACTCAGTCAGGCTGAGACTACACTTAAAACTGCCAGCATGGAATTATCGCACTGCAAGAATGTTTTGAAACAACGCGAGAATGATAAACAGTCCAAAGATACAATCTACGCTAAAGATCAACAGTTGTCCGAGCAGCTTGAAAGTGAAATTCAGTCTCTTAGCCAAAAAATGGCGACCATTGATTATGAAGATGGCAGCTTCGAGGCGCTGcaggaaagaaaaaatgtattacagcAAGAGATACGTGATCTAAATCACCAGTTGGATAGACGCAATGCCTATCGTTATGAGTTGCAGTATCGTGATCCTGAACCGAACTTTGATCGGTCAAAAATGCGTGGCATGGTGGGCAAATTATTCAATGTGCGTGACGAAAAAAATAATCTCGCCTTAATGATGACTGCAGGTGGCAGT TTGTACAGTTATGTAGCCGATGATGACACAACCAGCAAGAAAATACTACAAAAGGGTCAGCTGCAACATCGCGTGACGATCATaccaattaataaaataacCTCTCATCCGATTGATCAAAGCGTAATTGATTTCGCACAAAACTTG GTGGGAAAAGAAAATGTGCAGTCTGCATTGTCCTTAATCGAATATGATCGTTGCTTTGATCCAGTAATGAAATTTGTCTTTGGTCACACTTTAATTTGTCGCGATTTGAACATCGCTAAAAAG GTCACCTATCATCGCAACATATACTCGCGCTCGGTAACATTGGAAGGGGACGTTGTTGACCCCCAGGGCACGCTTTCTGGTGGCTCTCGTCCTAAAGGCAGCAATGTTTTAGCTGAGTTGGCAGAAATTAAAAGATTGGAAAAAGAAATAGCTGCACGCAAAAAGGAGTTACATAATATTGATCAAAAATTACG CATTACGACAGAGACTGCACGCAACTACAACCGCATCAAGCAACAGTTGGAGCTGCGACAGCATGAATTGAACGCCTGTAAGCAACGTTTGGCGCAAAGTACATTTCAACAGCATCAAGAGGAAATTAAAGCATTGCAACATCAAATAGAAACACTTGAAGAAGATCTCGTTAAAGCACGTGAGACACAGAAAACAGGgcgcaacaaaattaaagatatcGAAGCAAAGATTGCAGATGCCAAAGGTTTTCGTGAGCGTGAGCTGAAAGCGGCGACAGAAGCCATGAAGCAGGCGAAAAAGAAATCGGAAGAGTCGCGTGACAATTGGAAAAAGCGCGAGCAAGAATTTGAAACTTTGCAAttggaaataaatgaattaCATAAGAGTATCAAATCGACCACAGAGCAACGAGACGATATGGCggaaagtataaataaaatgaaagcgaATCTTAGTGAATTGCGTGCCAACAGCTCGAGCATTGCCGCTCTCGTAGGCAATCTAAAGGAGCGCATTAAAGAACAAAAAGATAAAATCAACTCACAGAATAAAGAATTAAAGAATTTGTTAGTGAAAAAAGAGAAATTGGCCAAAGTCAATCAGGATATGACtttagaaattaagaaaaaggaaaatgaagtaaataaagtaCGTAACGACAGTAAGGACTCGTTCAGAAAAATCGAAGCGTTAGAGGAAAAATACCCTTGGATTTTAGAGGATCGCGACTTTTTCGGCACCAAAAATACCAGATATGACTACTCGAAAGAGGATCCCATTGAAGCGGGCCAGAAATTGACAGTAATGCGTGAACAAAAGGATAAAATGGAGCGCCGTATTAATTTGCGCGCAATGATACTCCTCGATCGCGAAGAGGAGCAATATCAAGAGACGATGCGCCGGAAAAAGATCGTTGAACAGGataaagaaaagataaaacATATTATTTGTAAGATGGATGAGAAGAAGCGTGAGAAAGTGGAGAAAGCGTGGAAAGTTGTCGATGAGAATTTCAGCAGCATATTCAGCACATTGTTGCAGGGTGCACAAGCGCGTCTGAATCCCGTGAAGCAATCGGGACAACTCATGGGCTTAGAGATAAATGTTGGCTTCAATGGCGTATGGAAAGAGTCGCTAGGCGAACTTTCGGGCGGTCAACGTTCGCTGGTTGCTTTGTCGCTTGTATTAGCTATGCTTAAATTTTCGCCTGCACCACTATATATACTCGACGAAGTTGATGCTGCTTTGGATATGTCGCATACACAAAATATAGGTAATATGTTGAAGGCGCATTTTACGGGTTCTCAGTTTATAATCGTTTCGCTGAAGGATGGCATGTTCAACAATGCGAATGTGCTATTCCGCACCAAGTTTGAAGAGGGCGTTTCGGCGGTGACGCGTACGGTCAATGCAAAACTGACGGCACGAGGACGCAGATAA
- the LOC128867627 gene encoding uncharacterized protein LOC128867627 isoform X2: MDRVTKPQKKMLITLLRETKYMEGKKEKEWYWEKIQAALNTIGPKKTIIQWKKCWRDMRLTTRKKLAELKRCQLAGGSPPPGIELNQEDNDIIDIVGTEYFYEEMNGELKPENFMSGFDYVPEHFCDAILTAAAVSNGQPQHMQHQKDQQHAAQQQQQQQQQQQQDHANNDGETNDAPGSSNHTDTHGGSFQTPGVGMQSHNGEHVSGSSSSQQHNSMPHLQAFHGGLHSHLLRRQQHAAAAMQRESAFEEKLLQFMQDAFPKKSKKRKNRDPDKLFLLSLYEEIKRVPEEIRLDVKGELIQVLKKYQKKPPVKQEKSQSQTHSQSSSSSSSKQSSSTANDKIQLAQHSQLSHSMYQLQKKYDKNEKEASPQSQVERVSASAVALHAQQQLPHALFQLQKKYDEGAEKVHQQNEQRKHVESSHQQHNSHQQAPAPPTGEQHLHHPQMAHSIMFPLPQIRNEQPTAQQHHPHNPHQQQPQHNPHQQQTQQHHPPTIFGTSAASSAMSTERPAMAYENVG, from the exons ATG GATCGTGTAACGAAACCGCAAAAGAAGATGCTCATCACACTGTTGCGTGAAACGAAGTATATGGAGGGTAAAAAGGAAAAGGAATGGTACTGGGAAAAGATACAGGCAGCGCTAAACACTATCGGCCCGAAGAAGACCATAATACAATGGAAGAAG TGTTGGCGTGACATGCGTTTGACAACGCGAAAGAAACTTGCCGAATTGAAGCGTTGTCAACTGGCAGGAGGCTCCCCACCGCCGGGTATAGAGCTCAACCAAGAGGATAATGACATTATCGACATTGTTGGCACGGAATACTTTTATGAAGAGATGAACGGAGAATTAAAGCCCGAGAACTTTATGTCTGGCTTCGATTATGTACCCGAACATTTTTGCGATGCAATTTTAACTGCTGCGGCTGTATCCAACGGTCAGCCACAGCACATGCAACATCAAAAGGATCAGCAACATGCagcacaacaacagcagcaacaacaacaacagcagcagcaggatCATGCGAACAATGATGGTGAAACAAATGATGCGCCTGGTTCTTCGAATCACACCGACACGCATGGCGGCTCTTTTCAGACCCCCGGTGTTGGCATGCAATCACATAACGGCGAACATGTATCTGGCAGTAGTTCGTCGCAGCAACATAATTCGATGCCACATCTGCAGGCGTTTCACGGCGGCTTGCACTCGCATTTGTTGCGTCGACAGCAGCATGCTGCAGCTGCCATGCAACGTGAGTCCGCATTTGAAGAGAAACTTTTGCAATTCATGCAAGATGCATTTCCCAAGAAGAGCAAAAAACGTAAGAACCGTGATCCAGATAAGTTATTTTTACTCTCACTCTACGAGGAGATCAAACGAGTGCCCGAAGAGATACGGCTCGACGTCAAGGGGGAGCTCATACAGGTGCTAAAGAAATATCAGAAAAAGCCACCAGTAAAACAGGAAAAATCCCAGTCGCAAACGCATTCACAATCATCATCGTCGTCGTCGAGCAAACAGAGCTCTTCAACGGCAAATGATAAAATACAACTAGCGCAGCACTCACAATTATCGCACAGCATGTATCAGTTGCAGAAGAAATATGATAAGAATGAAAAGGAAGCTTCACCACAATCACAGGTGGAACGTGTATCTGCATCGGCAGTTGCATTACATGCGCAACAACAGCTACCACATGCGCTATTCCAGCTGCAAAAGAAGTACGATGAGGGCGCCGAAAAGGTACACCAACAGAATGAGCAACGTAAACATGTAGAGAGTAGCCATCAACAGCACAATAGTCATCAGCAGGCGCCGGCGCCTCCCACCGGCGAACAGCACCTACATCATCCACAAATGGCACATAGCATTATGTTCCCATTGCCTCAGATACGCAACGAGCAACCTACAGCACAACAGCATCATCCACACAATCCCCACCAGCAACAGCCGCAACATAATCCACATCAACAACAGACGCAACAACATCATCCGCCCACCATATTCGGCACATCGGCCGCCTCCAGTGCTATGAGCACTGAACGGCCAGCCATGGCGTATGAGAATGTCGGGTGA
- the LOC128866546 gene encoding hyaluronan-binding protein 2 isoform X3 — MVSLQELQEPISAQNLQLFQHFCGGILVNEYWILTAAHCLWRKDLSRISAVIGHENLSSPEQNNSRHAVERAEFIYYQPSTNIQNDIALLRLQKPHDSKFGYGQLPLPDMKNLSGSSCQIIGYGATQYAGILQTNLIEGQVNIITKQECSEILGRILAPPYDETTICALGKNQDTCQGDSGGPLICTFKGIPYICGIVSHGLTCGITGIPSIYTATVPYLEWISLVINETNEKTSNINSLRK, encoded by the exons ATGGTCTCCTTGCAAGAATTACAAGAACCTATCAGTGCACAGAATCTACAACTGTTTCAACATTTCTGTGGTGGCATTCTGGTAAATGAGTACTGGATCTTGACAGCAGCACATTGCCTATGGCGCaa GGACCTGTCACGCATATCAGCCGTTATCGGGCATGAAAACCTCTCGAGCCCCGAACAGAATAATAGTCGCCATGCCGTGGAACGTGCTGAATTTATATACTATCAACC CagtacaaatattcaaaatgatatTGCATTGCTGCGCTTGCAGAAACCACATGATTCGAAATTTGGCTATGGACAACTGCCTCTACCTGACATGAAAAATCTTAGTGGCT CTTCCTGTCAGATTATAGGTTATGGCGCAACTCAATATGCTGGTATATTACAAACCAATCTGATTGAAGGCCAAGTCAATATAATCACAAAGCAAGAATGCAGTGAGATTTTGGGCAGGATTTTAGCACCACCATACGATGAAACGACAATATGTGCACTGGGGAAAAATCAAGACACTTGTCAG GGAGACAGCGGCGGCCCTTTGATTTGTACATTTAAGGGCATTCCTTACATTTGTGGCATTGTGTCTCATGGACTTACATGTGGCATAACAGGCATACCGAGCATCTATACAGCTACAGTACCGTATCTGGAATGGATAAGTCTAGTTATCAATGAGACAAATGAAAAGACATCTAACATAAATtccttaagaaaataa